In Helianthus annuus cultivar XRQ/B chromosome 8, HanXRQr2.0-SUNRISE, whole genome shotgun sequence, a single genomic region encodes these proteins:
- the LOC110882805 gene encoding uncharacterized protein LOC110882805, which translates to MNEKGFFFFKFKTKRGLEQLLEDGPWMVRNVPIILNEWTPSTTLVEEDITSIPVWVKMHDVPLPAFTEDGLSLLASKIGVPKMLDSYTATMCSESWGRSSFARALIEVHAGMELMRSIKVAVPSLEGNGYAKAEVKLEYDWEPLRCTGCCVFSHEDSTCPKKPKPIVTDVVNKNTEGFQDAKGKNKKGGQQGFHVKNQKPKMV; encoded by the coding sequence ATGAATGAGAAaggcttctttttctttaagtttaagACAAAAAGGGGTCTTGAACAATTACTGGAGGATGGACCGTGGATGGTACGTAATGTTCCAATAATATTGAATGAATGGACTCCGTCAACTACGCTGGTGGAGGAGGATATTACTTCTATACCGGTGTGGGTGAAGATGCATGATGTCCCGTTGCCGGCGTTTACTGAGGATGGTCTGAGTTTGCTAGCTTCTAAAATAGGGGTGCCAAAAATGCTAGATTCATACACAGCTACGATGTGCTCAGAATCGTGGGGTAGGAGTAGCTTTGCTAGGGCCCTTATTGAAGTGCATGCTGGAATGGAGCTGATGAGGAGTATTAAAGTTGCGGTCCCGTCTTTGGAAGGTAATGGGTATGCTAAAGCTGAGGTTAAACTAGAGTATGACTGGGAACCTTTAAGATGCACAGGGTGTTGTGTGTTTAGTCATGAGGATAGTACGTGTCCAAAGAAACCGAAGCCGATTGTTACCGATGTGGTGAATAAGAATACCGAGGGGTTTCAGGATGCGAAAGGGAAAAATAAGAAAGGTGGACAACAAGGATTCCATGTTAAGAACCAGAAACCAAAGATGGTGTAG